agtaccactgatccctctaatgaacatattAAAGGAAATCGACaatcgagatttccatgagcagtggaagcaagacaattccaaattacaatcataaatcaacaatacatttatagtcgacttcaatacaagtggttatgcaaatatacagagaaattacagcatgaacaataaATGTACAAAGAGACAAACTCTATACGAACATCGGTAGAAGCGTTTCCATGCTCTGATGCGCATTCTGATCAATCACAGCAACCACGAGCGCCCGATCTATATGATCGCAACACCGCAcaaacacagcacgaacacttcgcgctcaatctcctccgcaacacgaacTTCTCTGCAACACCACCAACAGACTCCTCcaaagcaccacgaacggcctccagaaaacctcgacggtgtcgagttgagtctgacaccaccaacaaggcgaccttggtatttttGGTGTGAGAATCAAGAGTGTGGCCTCTGCTcagacttggtgtgaggcagacgaacggaggaaacaacgatcacgTACATGACTaggaaagtgggagaagtcggagacctatcgtataggtcgatgcccaatcgttaagataaagctatgtgatcgtctagcaaaagctatgcgatcgtttacctcattGTTTAACTCGGTCTGtcaccctgtctcttatacacatctagatgtgtataagagacaggtgatCATCTaacaaagctatgtgatcgtgtagtagatactgcacgatcgtttagctcgcacctgcacgatcatttagcttgcctagccgtcgtttagtaagtctgtatttacttgacgacttccatgagtttcttttcgccggagagaaaactcaaaaacttttcaaacttttgtaaaaacctctttttcaaaaaaaggaaatcgatttccttttaaactcacggttaccatgatcaataactgcccactacatttggttatttaaaagaaaaaatattaattatctaataattaatattattataaatataaatgataaccaacttatcatactatatttataacctatagatttaatatttcatctcatgaaacatataaactatagttctttttttattccatggtacttaatgtaaatctgatttacattaatccttcactagatatatctcatacatcataccgattatatcatatataatcaaaatacctcttgtcaatttgaacatttcaaatcaatagcaagaacttgatccttcaacatgaatccaaactaccaaagggacctcatggacctgtagatccgaagctcaaacggtacgtgaataactgactaaactctttagtcatgggatccaccatccgttaactgtcagatactccactaaagaccgatagttgaactcttctcactacagatatattatgtgtccatcttaaccaatcagtagtgcgacaacccttcacagatcgctcgtaagtacagttgggccaataaccattatacccctgtagttacatctatctccttaagtaccactgatccctctaatgaacataaatcatagtcctactatgactgagtcttcactttcaaagagaagttgtggccactatgttcaagccccgaaatcagcccttaagggagcaatctctctacttatccctgcatCGGGaaagaaatgaattccatattgtgaattgagttcccaactcctagatcagacaagtccccaaaaaggtaggcatgttgagttgacaatctggccactctcacccatactaatcaaaggaccactcttaaaggcagaagttcacaaaacactcaggattgaggtcgtgtcacctatggtcgtttaggtgagatacaagtctctagtatcaatggcgttaatatagagtctagtcatctcatgatctaggtcttatacaaactctttgtataggacaccctcgctccacgtctccacacgaatggtcaggatcaaccatctatagtagtttacaacacttgcaaacctctacaaagtgggccgtatccgtaatgtcaccaggatcaggtatcccaccttaattcttatactacagaccgatttagtttatcacttaaggcatgatccacttgtatatcacatatacatgcttaagttcacataagataaccaaggagctttgtttattggatatgagtaaatgccagaattaaataacacttattttattcattgaacaatgtgtatctttaaaaaacaacgagactctgggagaattaggacaccaattgaTACAGCATAAGCTATACAATGATGCCATACAACGCTTAAGATGCGGTGATTCTAAAAAGGTATATGGATTatgatgaatgatggatcatacaAGCTCTAAATAAACTCAATGACTTGGAATGggaatggaatgtggatgttgtgttatgcttattcagacaCACTtaatttatgcgatactacttctagatatgcgttattcgTGCGAATCTTATAGcatactatgcgttgtcacaaatttccttgcgttgaaacaaAGTATAATTTCATCggaagtttctcgatgtgatccgaggtcgaacacagagattgTTCTAGGTTAATTGCGTTATAtgtgtgatatatgcgaccaggggtttttcaatttataaaaaggttgtttgtataagtatttaaaaatgcgataaagtaaagataagcgataaaaatgtgataataaagtaaattgcgatgaaataaacctaagctaagatgatacaagatactgaagttaagactgactgtgaagattatacaaagatcgtgttatgcagtggcaagacttatgtgtgaaacagaaagagaaaggataattaatgtaaacaacgcaagtttcttaattgcgttaaagatacaaGTATGGTttcgcttttcccttggcgtacgcctctcggtgatcggccacgtttcccacatctctgtggtgaaacatggacgaatgtgatgaacgcaaggttacttccatctctggaagtacttcttgctttagttaacacattcttctaaccttctctcgacggatcagaatgacatcttcacttctgctctcacaagtgaagatgtcgaagtgaagatgtcgtctagcatgctttagctaaacatctttatttctttagtacagattaagttacttgtttaattcatattaatcaccaagggattaagaaaacatcatggaggaacgaaaatagacagagaaatggaaatgaaaatgatcaagtcattcaataatactatttagtgtctgatatatggttgaatgaagagattaagaagatgaaatacaattgatgaatgagagttagaaacaaatacaaataagcccAAACGTCTTGGCACAAATCTGGAATGGAGAATCGCTTGTCGGCGTctatggagtgaatggaaggatgagcttccctctcaggcttgctcaactagTATAAGGGATCTAAATACATAGCTTTTCGacggggatttggcagaattgcactgagactcgcctctcggccttgtctcttctcttcccggatttcctccgatcagcactcagatcagctctctctcaatagcctcatatcaattataccctcgtatcaagtatatcttttcagTGAATTATTTGAGGGAATTTATAGGCTgaaggctttgactctctgacttgtggtccccactttattgttatggaaagtcCAAAAAtagtggaataaatattccttctgtcaTGTAATCAATTCGTTgaatatgcacaacggttagttgtacacgtgtcacaatcctccgcgtttgcgctgctcatttgcatctttgatCGTGTGCTCGcctgcggtgttgtttttattactgcatgcggttgaatttcagctctggatcgactgtcgcattgtgccgtcattgcgttgatcgtttcTTTAGTATTGatttgacgggcgcaatgcggCGGAGATGCGTTATTCAGTTTCtctttgagccttgatcgcaagcggtgatttggtttcctacaaaacagacttgaaatatcccTTTCTACCATATTGATTgtcttagtgggtgtatttgcgataatttataattattgtatttcttagctaattttcatacaatcgacgcatactttctctcttttggctgcaatatctaaataaggcagtataaataacttgtatatctacaagttatcacacccccaaatttagatatatgcttgttctcaagcatatcttttattaaggcaataaagctcaattcctatcctatatttttgcatcgattggttgctcccAATGTTACACTtgcacattacttgacaacacaatattttgccttcaagattttcatccttcctttatgttgatTACTTGTTATCTTGAGACGATAAAAATGAATGTTgaaggtcgatctttctttgataTGGAGATACTTAGCCTTTTAAAGGCTGAGGTTCAAGTGGAAGTAGATGTTGGACATTGGTTTTCTTCTTCGTTCGTgaccatactcaatctttggaagATTGAAGATCGAGTAGTTAAAGGCTTGATATGATCAAAGATAGAAACTCTTTGCTCGATTTCTTTTGAATCATCGACTCTTCAacagttatatgattgttgttgaCTTCCGCGATGCTGGCAGCATGACATTCAATAACTTTTGATACTTCCTCTAGATGATTATTGAGGGAgctttttgagaaaaattctaCCAAAGTTATCGGCTGTTGAAGTTGAAGAAAgtcctcatcttcttccttaataGGTTTAGGCTTCCATGccatctttttctctttctttttctgagTCCCGTTCTCTCTTTTATAACTTCGATAGGAGTACAACTCTTTTTGGGTAGAATTTGATTGTCTTCTTTTTCGACGAGTCACAACTATCCACCTTTCACCATCCTCTTCCATTGGTTCTTTCTTCTCTTGAGAATCTTTCATCATGATCTTCTGTAGGAACCGAATAACTATTGGCTTGAAGGTCGCAAACTGGATCAAGCTTTCCCTTTTATCATAAAATGGTGTTGACGGTGAAACATTTAAAGTCATTGCCACTGCGGTATGATTTGTCTAAGCTACTTCATTAATATCCAACTCAATCTTTTTTTCACGAGTAACTTTATAATCAACTCATTCAGCGCGAAGCACTTTTTAACTGGGTGACTAACGATCCGGTGATATTTGTAGTAATTAGGATCGTCTACTCTTCTTGTTTTTTTTGGTGCATTCCGAGTGCTGAATAAGTTGTTTATCCAGTAGTTGTTCCAACATGTCTGCAACATCAGAGTTGGGGAATGGATAGACCTTTTCctgtctttctttaagagttaaAAAATGCTTCTTGCCACCATCATACTTTCTTATAAATCTTGTTTCTCttcctttggaggaaaaatTTAGCGAGGTCGTATTGACGATCATAGATTATGTTATGGCACTATTCATAATCTTTTTAGTGCCTTTGATTTCTTTCTTATCCTTTCTCTCTTCAAGGACCAGGAAATGTTTAGTTCCCCTATTGGTGATTTTCGGCTCCATGTCATGAGCACATGTTTCCAACTCCTAAAATATACGAGGTTTTATACCTTGTAGGATGTAAAAAAGCTCCTAGTGCATGCCTtgggtgcacatctccactgcgGATAATTCAACGAGTCTATTTGTGCAATCTAAACTTAGAGCTCTCCATTGGTTGATGTAGTTGATGACAGACTCTCCCTTTCGCTGCTGGGGcttgtcagctccatcatgttGACGATGCGTCTAGTGCTATAAAAGCGGTTGAGGAACTCTCTTTCCAACTATTTCCAGTTGTCCATCACTTTCGACTCTAGATCAGTATaccaataaaaaatattttctttcaagGTACGAACGAACGAACTGCTTGACTAACTGATCCCCTCTCGTTCCTGCATTTTCACTGGTTTCAATGAAGTAAGCAACATGTTGTTTCAGATTGCCCTCCATCAAACTgttggaactttggaggttgatacccacATGACATTCTCAATTTGTCCattctcttggtgtacgacTTGAAGTGATATGATCTACTAGCATGGAAcagaagcaaacaaaatcaataagcactctaattacatttaatttgagttataaaagcatgcttaaataGAAACTTCAGAAGAGGGTTTCTAAACTACATACCTCTTATGAATTCTCCCAATTCCAAGCCGCTCTTCACGTGATTCCAGCTCCAATACCCTCTCTGCTACATTTCATTTTGCATGACTGTCAAACCTTATTTTGCTCATTATCGACTGGTTCTCTAAGCAGTCGCATGCCACCAATGGTGACCATTGCACCACATTACACACCATCGTGATCGTCCATTGAAGAGGCCGCCGCCAATTGTTTCTACCCATATCGATGAGGCTTTAGATTTTCGAACGATTTTGACCATGctatttgttttttagtttttggttgagatttttttttcttctagaaTTTAGATAGATTGTATTTGTAGTTTTTGAAGCATAGTCTATTtatactcaatttattaatctttGGGATAGTTTGACCATTtatcaattttgtattttttattatttaaattcattttgctattttataattttaaagtctttttactattttttcaaatgaaactttaaattttactttttatcatgtcacgaaaaaaaattaaaaaggtcATTGAAATAGCCCTACGCTGCAAGTTGGGCTGATCCACAGACCAAGCAATAAACTAATTGCTCCAATTGGAAAATTCCAACTTCCATTTCGAAGACGACGGTGGACGAGCAAGCTGAGAACTTGATTTTCACGGCGGGCACGGGGATTCGGAGAATCACATGTTGGCGGCGCAAAGAATTCAATCTTCATCTGCCTTCTCTTCCACGATTCGCTCTCTGCAACTATGGAATAGAGGCGTTTCTGTTCACAACCATGCTCTATCTTCTTCCACCGCTAGCTCTACCAACAAAGGTTTACTCGATCTTCAGGAGGTCGAGACGATTCTGAATAATGTGAAGGCAGATGATGTCAAAGTGATACTAGTCCGTAAAGAGTGTGATTGGGCTGATTACATGGTGTTCGCCACTGGTAGGTCTACCTGGCACGTTAAGAACATTGCTCAAGCCCTAATTTACAAGGTACGTTTGTTCTTCTACATTTCTTTCTGATTTTATTGTTCCGATGTTTCAATTAGATTTCCGTGCAaatgaatttgaagaagagatGTTTCTGATAATTGTGGCTTAATATGTGAAtgcgtttttttttttgaatcgACAGGTCAAGCAAAAGCAGAAAGGTGCTAGACAGTTAGTACTCCCTAGTGTAGAAGGGCAAGAGGACGGAAAGTGGATTGTCATCGATTCTGGTCCGTGCTACTCTCTTTAACGACTGCTATGCAtgttcttgttcttgttcttgAACTTCGTTGAAAAATTTATTGCAGATAAATCAACTGTCACTATTTTTGTTGCCTACTCGAAACGAAATACTACACACTAATGCGATCGACACGTCTTGAAGTGTTGATTCTTCTGCACCTTAGCCCTCCCTACGCGGGTTTGCAAGAGTTTATAGTTAATAGGGCAATTTGCAAAAACCACCCCGAAGTACGTTGATAGTTGTAATTACACCTTCAAACTTTTAATGGTAAAAATTAGCCCTTAAATTTTTATTAGTGTGAAAATTGAATCCTCAAGCTTAAAATAATTATAGAAATTGGATCCACAGTTAATGAAATTTGAACTCTTAAACTTATTCAAATGTTACAATTTACATAATTAAGCAAGTTTGAAGGTCcaatttgacccaattttaatatttatataattttgagggttcaatttttaaaattaaaagtttaaaggtatAATTGCAATTAATACCATACTATAAGGTGGTTCTTGCAATTTACCCTAGTTAATACCATGATTTCTGCTTTCTGCAACGTTTCAAACTGGTTATTATTCGTCAAACTAGTCATTCTTTCACAGGATTTTCTAGAAATgataatgaaaattattatagTATTGGATTAACTTGtcttaataatttatttatctatatatttGCATGTATGCTCTATGAAAAGTTCATAACGCCTACATTCTTATTCTTATGGTTTCCGGCCAATGCGTTTACAGTTTATCTGTTTAATAGACAACATGAATTTGACTTAGAAGTATTTGACATGTACTCTGGCTTAGAAGTAATTGACATGTACTCTTTCTCTTGAGATCAGAGGTTATCCCCACACCTCACATTTATTGTACTAAAATAcaattcatattttaatattttcttataGGTAAAGTAGTTGTTCACGCCCTCGATGAGAATGCCAGAAGTTATTACAATTTGGAGAGCCTTTGGTCCACCGAAACACCGCAGGATGATTCTTCTCAGGTGAATTCttgttgtttttctcttttgcccTTTATTAAAACAGAGGGGAAGAGCATA
This genomic window from Benincasa hispida cultivar B227 chromosome 4, ASM972705v1, whole genome shotgun sequence contains:
- the LOC120075152 gene encoding protein Iojap-related, mitochondrial — its product is MLAAQRIQSSSAFSSTIRSLQLWNRGVSVHNHALSSSTASSTNKGLLDLQEVETILNNVKADDVKVILVRKECDWADYMVFATGRSTWHVKNIAQALIYKVKQKQKGARQLVLPSVEGQEDGKWIVIDSGKVVVHALDENARSYYNLESLWSTETPQDDSSQDLDRAFVKIRPKNNSKKPAQKLLNR